The following proteins are co-located in the Osmia lignaria lignaria isolate PbOS001 chromosome 12, iyOsmLign1, whole genome shotgun sequence genome:
- the LOC143305918 gene encoding toll-like receptor 3, with protein sequence MLAAVTILILSPLLVLGNFFEYADYPNICKNETLTMKGCIGGIISANFIESPNLRCVSIVNNDIYSLEKGSFDGMPNLAYLNLEKNRIRPNKLFSFGNISYITALSLNDQRTKDTIQPSYYYIDDYDIPATDDTILEVNAVYPKLRYLNLRNTKISRISNTVFNPFPQLSYLDLSDNQFSSFNFVQLWNESLTYLNLNRNQISQFFLHELNNLILLNLVDNSIKSIGDGYDLDLRGLSSLEHLSIAYNRINFISETAFNHTVKLRYLNISGNALTAFSPELFTPLTSLEVLILDNNNFDDIPLIMSSNTTTLSMNCNNITYLKSSSLYMLPHLRKLFLAGNKILNIFPGTFKSQRLLEELYLNDNELTHLSRSWCQSMKKLRYLYLSGNKFTSINSIFDLTNDALKEVYLDGNPIMYIETGMLKSVPGNVTIYLNMNMPPRMSFCGA encoded by the coding sequence ATGTTGGCTGCAGTGACAATACTAATTCTTTCGCCGCTATTGGTTCTTGGAAATTTCTTTGAATATGCGGATTAcccaaatatttgcaaaaacgAGACTTTAACGATGAAAGGTTGCATTGGTGGTATAATTTCAGCTAATTTTATTGAGTCTCCCAATCTGAGATGTGTAAGCATTGTAAACAATGATATCTATTCTTTGGAGAAGGGCTCCTTTGATGGAATGCCAAATTTGGCTTATCTAAATCTTGAAAAAAACCGGATTCGTCCGAATAAATTATTCTCATTCGGTAACATTTCATACATCACGGCATTGAGTCTTAATGATCAGAGGACGAAAGATACAATTCAACCCTCGTACTATTATATCGATGATTACGATATACCCGCCACGGACGATACAATATTAGAAGTGAACGCCGTGTATCCTAAACTTCGATATTTGAATTTGAGGAATACTAAGATCTCGAGGATATCAAACACCGTGTTTAATCCTTTTCCACAATTATCGTATCTGGATCTTTCGGACAATCAGTTCTCCTCGTTCAATTTCGTACAATTGTGGAACGAATCACTTACGTATTTGAATCTTAATCGCAATCAAATTTCACAGTTTTTCCTCCACGAATTAAACAATTTGATATTGCTTAACCTGGTTGATAATAGCATTAAAAGTATAGGCGATGGTTATGATCTTGATCTGAGGGGACTGAGTAGTTTAGAACATCTTTCCATAGCGTATAatcgaataaattttattagcgAAACAGCATTCAACCACACGGTTAAGCTTCGATACTTAAATATTTCTGGTAACGCTTTGACAGCGTTTAGTCCTGAATTATTTACACCTTTGACCTCTTTGGAAGTTCTTATATTGGATAACAATAACTTTGATGATATCCCACTAATAATGTCATCGAATACAACAACATTGTCGATGAATTGTAACAATATAACTTATTTAAAGTCAAGCTCGTTATATATGTTGCCCCATCTGAGAAAGTTGTTTTTAGCCGGAAACAAGATTTTGAACATTTTCCCTGGAACGTTTAAATCTCAAAGGCTGTTGGAGGAATTATATTTAAACGATAACGAGCTGACTCATTTGTCAAGAAGCTGGTGTCAATCTATGAAGAAACTTCGATATTTGTATTTATCGGGGAACAAATTTACTTCGATTAATTCTATATTTGATTTGACTAACGACGCTTTGAAAGAGGTTTACCTGGACGGTAACCCTATTATGTACATCGAAACAGGTATGCTGAAATCAGTACCAGGAAATGTGACGATTTATCTGAACATGAACATGCCACCACGGATGAGTTTCTGCGGCGCTTAG